Proteins encoded together in one Pseudomonadota bacterium window:
- a CDS encoding MBL fold metallo-hydrolase, whose protein sequence is MKLTLLGCGTSAGVPRIGNDWGDCDPNEPKNRRSRVSLHIAIETSADETIGLLIDTAPDLRNQCLAHGISDLSHVLWTHDHADHCHGIDDLRPFTYRRKGKPLHGFGRPYTADALQRRFGYIFAGEDGYVTVADMAVIGKTGRDHAVSIFPGVEIAAIDQPHGPVQSTGFRVSQSGKSVGYATDFSAITEEMVQFYKGCDYLITDCLRREPHPTHAHLGMALDLAERAAVGHAVLTHLDKSMDYRSLCAEVGNRAIVGYDGWKAEL, encoded by the coding sequence GTGAAGCTGACGTTGCTCGGTTGCGGCACATCCGCCGGAGTGCCGCGGATCGGCAATGACTGGGGCGATTGCGACCCGAATGAACCAAAGAACCGCCGCAGCCGTGTATCGCTGCATATCGCCATCGAAACCTCGGCGGATGAGACCATCGGCCTGCTGATCGATACCGCGCCCGATCTGCGTAACCAATGTCTTGCGCATGGCATTAGCGATCTCAGCCATGTGCTGTGGACGCATGATCATGCCGATCATTGCCACGGCATCGATGATCTTCGACCCTTTACCTATCGCCGCAAGGGCAAGCCGCTACATGGTTTTGGTCGACCCTATACCGCCGATGCGCTGCAGCGCCGCTTCGGCTATATTTTTGCAGGTGAGGATGGCTATGTTACCGTCGCCGATATGGCGGTGATCGGCAAAACCGGGCGCGACCATGCGGTCAGCATCTTCCCCGGCGTAGAAATTGCCGCTATCGATCAGCCACATGGGCCGGTGCAATCGACGGGGTTTCGGGTGTCACAGTCTGGCAAGAGTGTCGGCTATGCCACCGACTTTTCTGCTATAACCGAAGAGATGGTCCAGTTCTACAAAGGCTGTGATTATCTCATCACCGATTGCCTGCGCCGCGAACCGCATCCGACCCATGCACATCTCGGCATGGCGCTGGATCTGGCCGAGCGCGCCGCTGTCGGCCATGCGGTGCTGACTCATCTCGACAAGTCGATGGACTATCGTAGCCTGTGCGCCGAAGTCGGCAATCGCGCCATTGTCGGTTATGATGGCTGGAAGGCAGAGCTATGA